One segment of Streptomyces sp. NBC_01463 DNA contains the following:
- a CDS encoding FAD binding domain-containing protein — MDLNTVLDVRDARRQEPWRAGDAWLGGGTYLFSEPQPHLRRLVDLSRMGWEPIRTRPDGSVEIAATCTIAQLSRFGRSLGAAAAPLVEQCCRAFLASFKIWNMATVGGNLCNALPAGPMISLTAGLDGECLLRAQDGSVRRVKAADFVTGAGRKDLAEGELLRSVTIPARSWRCRTAFRQASLYGLGRSGALVTGTLDPVDGSLAVTLTAATRRPFRLWFALPPDRAGLCAAITSAVGESDWFDDIHGLRAWRRHMAFHLAEQVRRDLTRDGVR, encoded by the coding sequence ATGGATCTGAACACGGTTCTCGACGTGCGGGACGCGCGGCGCCAGGAGCCCTGGCGGGCGGGCGACGCCTGGCTCGGCGGTGGAACGTACCTGTTCTCGGAACCCCAGCCGCATCTGCGACGGCTGGTGGATCTGAGCCGGATGGGCTGGGAGCCGATCCGTACCCGGCCCGACGGGTCGGTGGAGATCGCGGCCACGTGCACGATCGCGCAGCTGTCCCGGTTCGGGCGGTCCCTCGGCGCGGCGGCCGCCCCGCTCGTCGAGCAGTGCTGCCGGGCGTTCCTCGCCTCGTTCAAGATCTGGAACATGGCGACGGTCGGCGGGAACCTCTGCAACGCGCTGCCGGCCGGCCCGATGATCTCCCTCACCGCGGGCCTCGACGGCGAGTGCCTGCTCCGGGCGCAGGACGGTTCCGTGCGCCGTGTGAAGGCCGCGGACTTTGTCACCGGTGCGGGCCGCAAGGACCTGGCCGAGGGGGAGTTGCTGCGCTCGGTGACGATCCCCGCGCGGTCGTGGAGGTGCCGGACCGCCTTCCGGCAGGCGTCGCTCTACGGCCTCGGACGCTCCGGCGCCCTCGTGACCGGGACGCTGGATCCGGTGGACGGCTCGCTGGCCGTGACCCTCACGGCCGCCACCCGACGGCCCTTCCGCCTCTGGTTCGCGCTGCCGCCCGACCGGGCCGGACTGTGCGCGGCCATCACCTCGGCCGTGGGCGAGTCCGACTGGTTCGACGACATCCACGGGCTGCGCGCATGGCGCCGGCACATGGCCTTCCACCTCGCCGAGCAGGTACGGCGCGATCTCACCCGGGACGGTGTGCGATGA
- a CDS encoding TetR/AcrR family transcriptional regulator, which translates to MSEPSSPPRRRRVQQRALDTRELLLRTAVQVLVDQGYAQFSTLAVGEAAGVSRGRLVHHFPTRLSLIEATLDYLADRYEARTPRHREIITDGPPGGRLVRALDVLWELKRTPEYQACLELMAGARGDAELRAMLRAFDRRLDETLNDAVRLLVGDVVDRPEFAASLLTAISAMRGLLVVARAEGAEPEELNARWRGVRDRLVLVFREFDPAH; encoded by the coding sequence ATGTCCGAGCCCAGCAGCCCGCCCCGCCGCCGACGCGTGCAGCAAAGGGCTCTGGACACCCGCGAGCTGCTGCTGCGCACCGCGGTTCAGGTGCTGGTCGACCAGGGGTACGCGCAGTTCTCCACGCTCGCGGTCGGCGAGGCGGCCGGGGTCTCCCGGGGCCGCCTCGTCCATCACTTCCCGACGAGACTGTCGCTGATCGAGGCCACCCTCGACTACCTCGCCGACCGCTACGAGGCCAGAACCCCGAGGCACCGCGAGATCATCACGGACGGGCCGCCGGGGGGCCGGCTGGTGCGCGCGCTCGACGTCCTGTGGGAACTGAAGCGCACCCCCGAGTACCAGGCGTGTCTCGAACTGATGGCGGGAGCCCGGGGCGACGCCGAACTCCGGGCGATGCTGCGGGCGTTCGACCGGCGACTGGACGAGACGCTCAACGACGCCGTACGGCTCCTGGTCGGCGACGTCGTCGACCGGCCCGAGTTCGCTGCGAGCCTGCTCACCGCCATCAGTGCGATGCGCGGGCTCCTGGTCGTGGCACGGGCCGAGGGTGCGGAGCCGGAAGAGCTGAACGCACGCTGGCGGGGCGTGCGGGACCGGCTGGTCCTGGTGTTCCGGGAGTTCGACCCGGCCCACTGA
- a CDS encoding aldehyde dehydrogenase → MAAAITEHRTLFIGGHWTEPSGDGVIEVVSPHDGQVVGRVPAATAKDVDAAVAAAREAFDHGPWPRTALAERIAVVRRIAELMTARAQEFNEIISRQNGSPAGSGMASQVMAAVGHLSIAVAAAAEYPFEERRDGMRCPLVIRREPVGVVAAIVPWNVPQFTTATKLGPALVAGCTVVLKPSPETPLDAYLLAEVCAEAGLPEGVLSVLPADREVSEHLASHPDIDKVAFTGSVGAGKRVMEVAARNLTRVTLELGGKSAAIVLPDADADTVVKTVLTGSYVNNGQACVALTRILLPRARYDELSARIVEAVAALKVGDPLDPATRIGPLVSKRQQARNLDYIRIGKEEGATLLLGGGVPEGLEAGAYVEPTLFGDVTNDMRIAREEIFGPVVCLLPYEDEEEAVRIADDSDFGLSGAVVTADVEHGLDIARRIRTGRYTVNGFALDLTAPFGGYKNSGIGREFGVAGLSAYLEQKTIAMPAS, encoded by the coding sequence ATGGCCGCGGCGATCACGGAACACCGCACGCTCTTCATCGGTGGGCACTGGACCGAGCCCTCCGGTGACGGCGTCATCGAGGTCGTCTCGCCGCACGACGGCCAGGTCGTCGGCCGCGTGCCGGCAGCCACCGCCAAGGACGTCGACGCGGCCGTGGCCGCGGCCCGCGAGGCGTTCGACCACGGTCCCTGGCCGCGGACGGCCCTCGCCGAGCGCATCGCGGTCGTCCGGCGGATCGCCGAGCTGATGACGGCCCGCGCGCAGGAGTTCAACGAGATCATCTCCCGGCAGAACGGCTCGCCGGCCGGCAGCGGCATGGCCTCCCAGGTGATGGCGGCCGTGGGACACCTCTCGATCGCTGTCGCGGCGGCAGCGGAATACCCCTTCGAGGAGCGGCGCGACGGGATGCGCTGCCCGCTGGTGATCCGCAGGGAACCGGTCGGCGTCGTCGCGGCGATCGTGCCGTGGAACGTGCCGCAGTTCACCACCGCCACCAAGCTCGGCCCCGCCCTCGTCGCCGGCTGCACCGTCGTCCTCAAGCCGTCCCCCGAAACGCCCCTCGACGCCTACCTCCTGGCCGAGGTCTGTGCCGAAGCCGGGCTTCCGGAGGGCGTGCTCAGTGTGCTGCCCGCCGACCGTGAGGTCAGCGAACACCTCGCCTCCCACCCGGACATCGACAAGGTGGCCTTCACGGGTTCCGTCGGTGCGGGCAAGCGCGTCATGGAGGTCGCGGCCCGCAACCTCACCCGCGTCACCCTCGAACTGGGCGGCAAGTCGGCCGCGATCGTCCTGCCGGACGCCGACGCCGACACCGTCGTGAAGACCGTCCTGACCGGCAGCTACGTCAACAACGGGCAGGCCTGCGTCGCGCTCACCCGCATCCTGCTGCCCCGAGCCCGCTACGACGAGCTGAGCGCCCGCATCGTCGAGGCGGTGGCCGCGCTCAAGGTCGGCGACCCGCTCGACCCCGCCACCCGGATCGGCCCCCTGGTCTCCAAGCGCCAGCAGGCCCGCAACCTCGACTACATCCGCATCGGCAAGGAGGAGGGCGCCACGCTGCTCCTCGGCGGCGGCGTCCCCGAGGGGCTGGAAGCCGGAGCGTACGTGGAGCCGACCCTGTTCGGAGACGTCACCAACGACATGCGCATCGCCCGCGAGGAGATCTTCGGCCCCGTCGTGTGCCTGCTGCCGTACGAGGACGAGGAGGAGGCCGTACGGATCGCCGACGACTCCGACTTCGGTCTCTCCGGCGCCGTCGTGACCGCGGACGTCGAGCACGGCCTCGACATAGCCCGCCGCATCCGCACCGGCAGGTACACCGTCAACGGCTTCGCCCTCGACCTCACCGCTCCCTTCGGCGGCTACAAGAACTCCGGCATCGGCCGAGAGTTCGGCGTCGCCGGTCTCTCGGCCTACCTGGAGCAGAAGACCATCGCGATGCCCGCGAGCTGA
- a CDS encoding TetR/AcrR family transcriptional regulator, with the protein MSSRPAGHTAIVDAARAEFSEQGYGATSIRDIAQRAGVSLSALYYYYKGKQDLLVAILEEGVESFSAECDAALAEVGDDPAEQLEAIVSATVRFRAGHPDKSNIVLSEGRSLEAAHLQRYRESEERGTRRFRDIIERGVEEGIFLTLYPDDARRAVIAMCNAIAQWYRPEGALTVDELAERHVSLALTLVEYRPRTARRFARD; encoded by the coding sequence GTGTCCAGCCGACCTGCCGGCCACACGGCCATCGTCGATGCCGCGCGCGCGGAGTTCTCCGAGCAGGGGTACGGGGCGACGTCGATCCGGGACATCGCGCAGCGCGCCGGAGTGAGCCTGTCGGCGCTGTACTACTACTACAAGGGCAAGCAGGACCTGCTCGTCGCGATCCTGGAGGAGGGTGTCGAGTCCTTCTCGGCCGAGTGCGACGCCGCGCTGGCCGAGGTGGGTGACGACCCGGCCGAGCAGCTCGAGGCGATCGTCTCGGCCACCGTGCGGTTCCGTGCCGGACACCCGGACAAGAGCAACATCGTCCTCAGCGAGGGGCGCAGCCTGGAGGCCGCCCATCTGCAGCGGTACCGGGAGAGCGAGGAGCGTGGGACGCGACGGTTCCGCGACATCATCGAGCGCGGTGTCGAAGAGGGCATCTTTCTCACGCTGTACCCCGACGACGCGCGGCGCGCCGTGATCGCCATGTGCAACGCGATCGCCCAGTGGTACCGGCCCGAAGGCGCGCTGACCGTGGACGAGTTGGCCGAGCGCCATGTCTCCCTGGCGCTGACCCTGGTGGAGTACCGGCCGCGCACCGCGCGCCGCTTCGCCCGCGACTGA
- a CDS encoding CoA transferase, translating into MSALPLEGITVVSLEQAVAAPFATRQLADLGARVIKVERPGPGDFARGYDESVHGQSSHFIWLNRSKESLTLDIKTPGGREVLGRLLADADVFVQNLAPGAARRLGLGADELAARHPSLVVCDISGYGNDGPWADRKAYDLLVQCETGVVSLTGSPAEPAKAGISVADIAAGMYAYSGILAALYERRATGRARAVEVSLFEALSEWMGSPMYYTAYSGTQPPRTGAQHATIAPYGPYETQDGPTVLLAIQNEREWASFCAVFLGAADLATDPRFFRNSARVARRDELHAIVAARFAELAAEDAVRLLDEANVANARLRTVDAFLEHPVLAGRDRWRDVATPGGTVRALLPPATPRGLTPRMDPVPAVGEHTDSVLHGLGYDETAISALRADGAV; encoded by the coding sequence ATGAGCGCCCTGCCGCTGGAAGGCATCACCGTCGTCAGCCTCGAACAGGCCGTCGCCGCGCCGTTCGCCACCCGCCAGCTCGCCGACCTCGGTGCGCGCGTCATCAAGGTGGAGCGGCCGGGGCCCGGCGATTTCGCCCGCGGCTACGACGAGTCGGTGCACGGGCAGTCGAGCCACTTCATCTGGCTGAACCGGTCGAAGGAGTCCCTGACCCTCGACATCAAGACGCCGGGCGGCCGCGAGGTGCTCGGCCGCCTGCTGGCCGACGCGGACGTCTTCGTCCAGAACCTCGCTCCGGGTGCCGCGCGCAGGCTCGGTCTGGGCGCCGACGAGCTGGCGGCCCGGCATCCGTCCCTCGTCGTCTGCGACATCTCGGGGTACGGCAACGACGGGCCGTGGGCGGACCGCAAGGCCTACGACCTGCTCGTCCAGTGCGAGACCGGCGTGGTCTCGCTGACCGGCTCCCCGGCCGAGCCCGCCAAGGCCGGCATCTCCGTCGCCGACATCGCCGCCGGGATGTACGCGTACTCCGGCATCCTCGCCGCCCTGTACGAGCGCCGGGCCACCGGCCGTGCGCGCGCCGTCGAGGTGTCGCTCTTCGAGGCGCTGTCCGAGTGGATGGGCTCCCCGATGTACTACACCGCCTACTCCGGCACCCAGCCCCCGCGCACGGGTGCGCAGCACGCGACGATCGCGCCGTACGGCCCGTACGAGACGCAGGACGGCCCGACCGTGCTGCTGGCGATCCAGAACGAGCGCGAGTGGGCGTCGTTCTGCGCGGTCTTCCTCGGCGCCGCGGATCTCGCCACCGACCCGCGCTTCTTCCGCAACTCCGCCCGGGTGGCGCGCCGCGACGAGCTGCACGCGATCGTCGCCGCGCGCTTCGCCGAGCTGGCGGCCGAGGACGCGGTGAGGCTCCTCGACGAGGCGAACGTGGCCAACGCCCGGCTCCGTACGGTCGACGCGTTCCTGGAGCATCCCGTCCTCGCCGGGCGCGACCGCTGGCGGGACGTCGCCACACCGGGCGGCACGGTCAGGGCGCTGCTGCCCCCGGCCACGCCGCGCGGCCTCACCCCCCGCATGGACCCGGTGCCCGCGGTCGGCGAGCACACCGACTCGGTACTGCACGGCCTCGGCTACGACGAGACCGCCATCTCCGCGCTGCGCGCCGACGGCGCGGTCTGA
- a CDS encoding 3-hydroxyacyl-CoA dehydrogenase: MLINGSSAVVTGGASGLGLATAKRLLAAGGKVVLLDLPGSDGEAVAEEIGAAFVPGDVTSETDAAAAVAAAAALAPLRIAVNCAGIGGARRTVNKDGAYPLDRFARIVTVNLIGTFNVLRLAAEEIARNEPVDGERGVIINTASVAAYEGQIGQAAYSASKGGIVGMTLPVARDLAALNIRVMTIAPGLFDTPLLGGAPQEVKDALGAQIPHPSRLGEPAEYAFLAEHIVSNPMLNGEVIRLDGAIRMAPK, translated from the coding sequence ATGCTGATCAACGGTTCGTCAGCCGTCGTCACCGGTGGCGCCTCCGGCCTCGGCCTCGCCACCGCGAAGCGGCTGCTCGCGGCCGGTGGCAAGGTCGTCCTGCTCGACCTGCCCGGCTCCGACGGCGAGGCCGTGGCCGAGGAGATCGGCGCCGCCTTCGTCCCCGGCGACGTCACCAGTGAGACGGACGCCGCCGCGGCCGTGGCGGCCGCGGCCGCCCTCGCCCCTCTGCGTATCGCGGTCAACTGCGCCGGGATCGGCGGTGCGCGCCGGACCGTGAACAAGGACGGCGCCTACCCGCTGGACCGGTTCGCCAGGATCGTCACGGTCAATCTGATCGGCACCTTCAACGTGCTGCGCCTGGCCGCCGAGGAGATCGCCAGGAACGAACCGGTCGACGGCGAGCGCGGCGTGATCATCAACACCGCCTCCGTCGCCGCGTACGAGGGACAGATCGGCCAGGCCGCCTACTCCGCCTCCAAGGGCGGCATCGTCGGCATGACCCTGCCCGTCGCGCGCGACCTGGCGGCACTGAACATCCGCGTCATGACCATCGCCCCCGGCCTGTTCGACACCCCGCTGCTGGGCGGCGCCCCGCAGGAGGTCAAGGACGCCCTCGGCGCCCAGATCCCGCACCCCTCGCGCCTCGGCGAGCCCGCCGAGTACGCCTTCCTCGCCGAACACATCGTCAGCAACCCCATGCTCAACGGCGAGGTCATCCGCCTGGACGGCGCCATCCGCATGGCGCCGAAGTAG
- a CDS encoding thioesterase family protein has product MSALYSDRPDTEEHGAETSRRTPPPLGFEQVLELTDAGDGALRGRPHAGRPPRAFGGVTLAQALRAGGLDVGPDRQLHSLHAYFLRAVNPEREVTYRVRALRDGSSYAARQVDARQGTEVLHLTASFKRPETTPGRQARMPGAPGPDECEDPYALWAEEHPESHAAAVIPRVVSLRTVPADEQERTAVSTGLARRRTWLRAAHPMSDDPLLHAAALAYLSDLTLSPTAALPWEPLGSRRSRPSGVMLASLDHAMWFHRPCRADAWLLYAQHSTAISDGRVLSRGEIWSAEGDLVATVQQEALIRIRPAQR; this is encoded by the coding sequence ATGAGCGCTCTTTACAGCGACCGCCCGGACACCGAGGAGCACGGAGCGGAGACATCCCGGCGGACACCACCGCCGCTGGGCTTCGAACAGGTGCTGGAGCTGACCGACGCCGGGGACGGTGCGTTGCGCGGCCGTCCGCACGCGGGCCGTCCGCCCCGCGCCTTCGGCGGCGTCACCCTCGCCCAGGCCCTGCGCGCGGGCGGCCTGGACGTCGGACCCGACCGGCAACTCCACTCCCTGCACGCCTACTTCCTGCGCGCGGTGAACCCGGAGCGGGAGGTGACGTACCGGGTACGCGCCCTGCGTGACGGCAGTTCGTACGCCGCGCGGCAGGTCGACGCCCGGCAGGGTACGGAAGTACTCCATCTGACCGCTTCGTTCAAGAGGCCCGAGACCACGCCCGGCCGGCAGGCGCGGATGCCCGGGGCGCCGGGACCCGATGAGTGCGAGGACCCGTACGCGCTGTGGGCCGAGGAGCACCCGGAGAGCCATGCCGCGGCCGTGATCCCGCGCGTCGTCAGCCTGCGCACGGTGCCCGCCGACGAGCAGGAGCGCACCGCCGTGTCGACGGGGCTGGCCCGCAGGCGCACCTGGCTGCGGGCGGCCCACCCGATGTCCGACGATCCGCTGCTGCACGCGGCCGCCCTCGCGTACCTCTCCGACCTCACCCTCTCCCCCACCGCCGCACTGCCGTGGGAACCGCTGGGCTCGCGCCGGTCCCGGCCGTCCGGGGTGATGCTGGCCTCGCTCGACCACGCGATGTGGTTCCACCGGCCGTGCCGGGCCGACGCCTGGCTGCTGTACGCACAGCACAGCACGGCCATCTCCGACGGACGGGTCCTGTCGCGGGGCGAGATCTGGTCCGCCGAGGGCGATTTGGTGGCGACCGTGCAGCAGGAGGCGCTGATCCGGATCCGCCCGGCCCAGCGGTGA
- a CDS encoding acyl--CoA ligase — MNPRRPKGMPDTLDYPPGVCVGDILAGAARRHPDRTALLDGSAALTYAELYDRALRCAQGLRERGIRPGDVVALHQPNSLWFSVTYYGILLAGATAAPMNPTLPPATLREQLDEVSAVAAITHPATAEALLAAGTERLRPVVVVPGTDIAPAPDGSASPGTVPLDDLLAAEPVEGPRADPESIAHLSFTGGTTGRSKAVMVLHRHVVHNVLQFTCWRTGALPAVDEHGGIRTELVPGAQTAAMAPSGDGVSVGISPLFHAMGLISQSNAVLAGQTVLLAGRFHPHRYLKLVEDHGATHVTGSPALLHALIAAADGRSFPAVRTVNSGAAPIDTTTLEALRALFPNAAVVEGYGLTEATMGLVTGLVDLDDQVPVGSAGLPVFDTEIEIRDPADAGKALPAGETGELWARGPQITAGYLGHPELTAEQYADGWLRTGDIARQDEHGHVFVVDRLKDMLIYKGYNVYPGALEELLTRHPAVDQACVIGAPSASAGEIPVAYVVVRPPAASGPVLAEELMDHVAARVAPYQKVREIHFVDSLPTSAAGKILKTELRRRHRSAGLH; from the coding sequence ATGAACCCTCGCCGCCCCAAGGGCATGCCCGACACGCTCGACTATCCGCCGGGGGTCTGCGTCGGCGACATCCTGGCGGGGGCCGCCCGCCGCCATCCGGACCGTACGGCTCTGCTCGACGGCTCGGCCGCCCTGACCTACGCCGAGCTGTACGACCGGGCTCTGCGCTGCGCGCAGGGCCTGCGTGAGCGGGGCATCCGACCGGGTGACGTGGTTGCACTGCATCAGCCGAACTCACTCTGGTTCAGCGTCACTTACTACGGAATCCTGCTGGCCGGCGCCACGGCCGCACCCATGAACCCGACTCTGCCGCCCGCCACACTGCGCGAGCAGCTCGACGAGGTCTCCGCCGTGGCGGCGATCACCCACCCGGCGACGGCCGAGGCGCTCCTTGCCGCCGGAACCGAGCGACTCCGTCCGGTGGTCGTGGTTCCGGGTACGGACATCGCCCCCGCCCCGGACGGCTCGGCGTCACCCGGGACCGTTCCGCTCGACGACCTGCTGGCGGCCGAGCCCGTCGAGGGGCCGCGGGCCGATCCGGAGTCGATCGCCCATCTGTCGTTCACCGGCGGGACCACGGGACGGTCGAAGGCGGTCATGGTGCTGCACCGGCACGTCGTCCACAACGTCCTCCAGTTCACCTGCTGGCGCACCGGTGCGCTGCCCGCGGTGGACGAGCACGGCGGCATCCGTACCGAACTCGTGCCCGGGGCGCAGACGGCCGCGATGGCGCCGTCCGGGGACGGTGTGTCGGTCGGTATCTCGCCGCTCTTCCACGCCATGGGTCTGATCAGCCAGTCCAACGCCGTGCTGGCCGGTCAGACGGTGCTCCTGGCCGGCCGCTTCCATCCGCACCGCTACCTGAAGCTGGTGGAAGACCACGGAGCCACCCACGTGACCGGCTCCCCGGCGCTGCTGCACGCGCTCATCGCCGCCGCCGACGGCCGCTCCTTCCCAGCGGTGCGCACGGTCAACTCGGGTGCCGCTCCCATCGACACGACGACCCTCGAAGCGCTTCGGGCACTGTTCCCGAACGCGGCGGTGGTGGAGGGGTACGGCCTCACCGAGGCCACCATGGGCCTGGTCACGGGTCTGGTCGACCTGGACGACCAGGTGCCCGTCGGTTCGGCCGGGCTCCCGGTCTTCGACACGGAGATCGAGATCCGCGATCCCGCCGACGCCGGGAAGGCCCTTCCCGCGGGAGAGACCGGTGAGTTGTGGGCCCGGGGTCCGCAGATCACGGCCGGCTATCTCGGCCATCCCGAGCTGACCGCCGAGCAGTACGCCGACGGGTGGCTGCGCACGGGGGACATCGCCCGGCAGGACGAGCACGGCCATGTCTTCGTGGTCGACAGGCTGAAGGACATGCTGATCTACAAGGGCTACAACGTGTACCCGGGTGCGCTGGAGGAACTGCTCACCCGGCACCCGGCCGTCGACCAGGCGTGCGTGATCGGGGCGCCCTCCGCATCGGCGGGTGAGATTCCCGTGGCGTACGTCGTGGTCCGGCCGCCGGCGGCCTCCGGTCCGGTGCTCGCCGAGGAGCTCATGGACCACGTCGCCGCCCGCGTCGCGCCGTACCAGAAGGTGCGGGAGATCCACTTCGTGGACTCCCTGCCGACGTCCGCCGCGGGGAAGATCCTCAAGACGGAGCTCCGCCGCCGGCACCGGAGTGCCGGCCTTCACTGA